The proteins below are encoded in one region of Podarcis raffonei isolate rPodRaf1 chromosome 6, rPodRaf1.pri, whole genome shotgun sequence:
- the AAR2 gene encoding protein AAR2 homolog isoform X1 has protein sequence MQIDQDLAKRLFFEGATVIILNVPEGTEFGIDYNTWQVGPKFRGVKMIPPGIHFLHYSSVDKNNRKESGPRTGFFMNLQPRDLRVLHWDPVREEVDLTPASENETEAMRTNLQEMDQFLGPYPYDTLKKWISLTNFINEFVMQKLQPESGQICAFSEVLPILPGRFTKDRVEQNLPRYDTECKSYAEGLARLPKMQLKAGTEIRFTEIPKQMYPEGATPEEVTRHSMDLSYALETVISKQYASNSQDVLGELQFAFICFLIGNVYDAFEHWKKLLNLLCRSEDAIVKHQALFVNLISVLYHQLSEIPADFFVDIVSQDNFLTNTLQVFFSYTCSPTVDRTLRKKAERFKVHLTKKFKWDFEAEPEDDAPVVVELPEGALVD, from the exons ATGCAGATAGATCAAGACCTGGCAAAGCGGCTCTTTTTTGAGGGCGCTACAGTCATCATTTTGAATGTGCCAGAAGGAACAGAGTTTGGCATTGACTACAACACTTGGCAAGTGGGCCCCAAGTTCCGTGGAGTCAAGATGATACCCCCTGGAATTCATTTCCTTCACTACAGCTCTGTTGATAAGAACAATCGCAAAGAGAGTGGCCCTCGCACCGGCTTCTTCATGAACTTGCAGCCGCGTGATCTGCGAGTGCTACACTGGGACCCCGTCAGGGAAGAAGTAGACCTTACCCCAGCTTCTGAAAATGAGACTGAAGCAATGAGGACTAACCTCCAGGAGATGGACCAATTTCTGGGTCCTTACCCATATGACACTCTTAAAAAATGGATTTCCCTCACTAATTTCATTAATGAATTTGTGATGCAAAAACTACAGCCAGAAAGTGGACAGATATGTGCCTTTTCAGAAGTGCTTCCTATTTTGCCTGGGAGGTTTACTAAAGATCGAGTTGAACAGAACCTGCCCCGGTATGACACAGAGTGCAAAAGCTATGCAGAGGGGTTGGCCCGGCTGCCCAAAATGCAGCTGAAAGCTGGCACTGAGATCAGGTTTACAGAAATACCTAAGCAAATGTACCCTGAAGGTGCTACCCCTGAAGAAGTTACTAGGCATAGCATGGACCTTAGCTATGCCCTGGAGACGGTGATCAGTAAACAGTATGCCAGCAATTCCCAGGATGTGCTTG gggaactgcagtttgccttCATCTGCTTCTTGATTGGGAATGTATATGATGCCTTTGAGCACTGGAAGAAACTCCTGAATCTCTTATGCAGGTCAGAGGATGCCATAGTGAAGCATCAGGCCCTGTTCGTTAACCTCATTTCGGTCCTGTACCATCAGCTCAGTGAAATCCCAGCAGACTTCTTTGTGGACATTGTTTCCCAGGACAACTTTTTAACCAACACCTTGCAG GTCTTCTTCTCCTATACCTGCAGCCCAACTGTTGACAGGACTCTGAGAAAGAAGGCAGAGAGGTTTAAAGTCCACCTAACCAAGAAGTTCAAGTGGGACTTTGAGGCTGAGCCTGAAGACGATGCCCCCGTAGTAGTTGAGCTTCCAGAAGGGGCACTTGTGGACTGA
- the AAR2 gene encoding protein AAR2 homolog isoform X2 — MQIDQDLAKRLFFEGATVIILNVPEGTEFGIDYNTWQVGPKFRGVKMIPPGIHFLHYSSVDKNNRKESGPRTGFFMNLQPRDLRVLHWDPVREEVDLTPASENETEAMRTNLQEMDQFLGPYPYDTLKKWISLTNFINEFVMQKLQPESGQICAFSEVLPILPGRFTKDRVEQNLPRYDTECKSYAEGLARLPKMQLKAGTEIRFTEIPKQMYPEGATPEEVTRHSMDLSYALETVISKQYASNSQDVLGELQFAFICFLIGNVYDAFEHWKKLLNLLCRSEDAIVKHQALFVNLISVLYHQLSEIPADFFVDIVSQDNFLTNTLQNSMLHWTSEVLFN; from the exons ATGCAGATAGATCAAGACCTGGCAAAGCGGCTCTTTTTTGAGGGCGCTACAGTCATCATTTTGAATGTGCCAGAAGGAACAGAGTTTGGCATTGACTACAACACTTGGCAAGTGGGCCCCAAGTTCCGTGGAGTCAAGATGATACCCCCTGGAATTCATTTCCTTCACTACAGCTCTGTTGATAAGAACAATCGCAAAGAGAGTGGCCCTCGCACCGGCTTCTTCATGAACTTGCAGCCGCGTGATCTGCGAGTGCTACACTGGGACCCCGTCAGGGAAGAAGTAGACCTTACCCCAGCTTCTGAAAATGAGACTGAAGCAATGAGGACTAACCTCCAGGAGATGGACCAATTTCTGGGTCCTTACCCATATGACACTCTTAAAAAATGGATTTCCCTCACTAATTTCATTAATGAATTTGTGATGCAAAAACTACAGCCAGAAAGTGGACAGATATGTGCCTTTTCAGAAGTGCTTCCTATTTTGCCTGGGAGGTTTACTAAAGATCGAGTTGAACAGAACCTGCCCCGGTATGACACAGAGTGCAAAAGCTATGCAGAGGGGTTGGCCCGGCTGCCCAAAATGCAGCTGAAAGCTGGCACTGAGATCAGGTTTACAGAAATACCTAAGCAAATGTACCCTGAAGGTGCTACCCCTGAAGAAGTTACTAGGCATAGCATGGACCTTAGCTATGCCCTGGAGACGGTGATCAGTAAACAGTATGCCAGCAATTCCCAGGATGTGCTTG gggaactgcagtttgccttCATCTGCTTCTTGATTGGGAATGTATATGATGCCTTTGAGCACTGGAAGAAACTCCTGAATCTCTTATGCAGGTCAGAGGATGCCATAGTGAAGCATCAGGCCCTGTTCGTTAACCTCATTTCGGTCCTGTACCATCAGCTCAGTGAAATCCCAGCAGACTTCTTTGTGGACATTGTTTCCCAGGACAACTTTTTAACCAACACCTTGCAG AACAGTATGCTGCATTGGACATCAGAGGTGCTATTCAACTAA